Within the Littorina saxatilis isolate snail1 unplaced genomic scaffold, US_GU_Lsax_2.0 scaffold_2052, whole genome shotgun sequence genome, the region GAGTGAAGTTTGACTTTCAAAATTGTGGCTCTCATCTCTCCTTTAAAATTCTCTTCACAGCTTCGTTACCTACCAGCATCTCCCGCTCTATCTAACTCTCTTTCCTTTAGTGAAATGCCAGAACGACTAGTTATGGTCGTGGGCGGAGGTGCCCGAAGCAAAACAGGGTGCCACCCAATCGGATGGTACGCAGCCGCGGGGTCGTCCATTTcggtggcacccagtttcgcttcgtgtgCCCCAGCCCCGGATTCCTAGCTTCTCATCCCCCAATTTTGAATTAaagccatctctctctctctctctctctgcctctctctatcactctccccctctctcactcactccctctcttccacatctctctctctccctctataaCTCTCCCATTCTCTCACGcatgactgtctctctctctctccctttctcactCCTTAtcactctccctccccctcttcctccctctccctttctcacTCCTTAtcactctccctccccctcttcctctctctctctctccctttctcattCCTTAtcactctccctccccctctttctttctctctccctttctccctccttatcactctccctccccctctctctctctccctttctcactCCTTAtcactctccctccccctctttctctctctctccctttctcactCCTTATCACTCTCCTTCcgcctcttcctccctctccctttctcacTCCTTAtcactctccctccccctcttcctttCTCACTCCTTAtcactctccctccccctctttctctctctccctttctcactCCTTATcagtctccctccccctcttcctctctccctccctcttcctctctccctttctcactCCTTAtcaccctccctccccctcttcctctctctctccctttctcattCCTTAtcactctccctccccctctttctctctctctctctctctccctttctcactccttatcactctctctccccctcttcctctctctctccctttctccctccttatcactctccctccccctctttctctctccatccctcttcctctctctccctttctcactCCTTAtcactctccctccccctctttctctctccctccctcttcctctctctctctctctctctgacttaaGAACGCATGGTACCAACGTCTATCTTGTCTCTATGACATCTATTTCTTCTTCATGCGACTCTTCTGGTCCTTCTCGCGCTGTTCGTGCAGGGCCAGCATGGCTTTGATGGCTCTGGCCCGCATCTCAAGCTCCAGCAGCTCCATTCTATCCTGCTCCACCTCGGGGAACAACACGTCCGCCATgtcctcccctcctccctccagTTCCCagtcctcctcctcttcatccTCCTCTCTGTTGGCAACTCCTTGCTCCTCCATGGGCTCGTCGTCGTCCCTGGCAGGCCTGGTGTGATGGTAGGCGTCCTCCAGGGCCTGGTCTTCCAGCTCGTCGGCTGCGATGCTGAGAGGACTCTCTGCTGCCTGGCCGTCCTGGAGACACAAGGCAGACATGAGTATTGACAATGGTCAAAACGGAGGATATAAGGCCTACCAAATATAAACTAAGACCAAATTTAGAAGATTGTATCAGTGCTTCTTAACCCTGATGTAAATAAAGCCTACCAAATTTAAACTAAGACCAAATTTAGATTTTATCAGTGCTTCTTAACCCTGATGTAAATAAAGCCTACCAAATATAAACTAAGACCAAATTTAGAAGATTGTATCAGTGCTTCTTAACCCTGATGTAAATAAAGCCTACCAAATTTAAACTAAGaccaaatttagaagatgttatcagtgtttttgttgttgttgttgttgttgttgttgttgttgttgttgttgttgttgttgttgtctttacacctgttGCTTGTCaagttgtgctctcacaccgccccgtccctgcactcactgctccaaccacctctgaatttcgttccgctgccagacttgtcgattttacagacgctccagggggggatgtcgggtcgctgcggtagactaccctcggaagatgacactgcacttctgctgagtcacttcgacggtgttcagtagagggtctgtcccgagctaacggacgcagccctttaagtcgcggagccagactgagtgagcgttccctccagagagcagaccgccaccacgtccctccgtcgaccccccagaacgtcacacgttgaagactgacagcagaactactattcagggaaggatcgaacaggaacactgagaccaaggtcaccatgaaagctccgggcatgaagggccacaagagcaaggacaatttatattttggatgattaatgagatgaggatgattataatgatgatgctttggatttccaatttggtttgagactacgtgacagggcagcattCTACGCTTACTCAagttactgtcataatatatcctggcatcaaccaggcccgagaactgccgcacctgctgtgttggtcaggtatacagaacctgagcaccctcaaagtcgcattcgttaagtgaatgacactcggctgtgtgatcccagccttcccataggaaccatatagcacttccactctgggtaggagccgaccgtagcccgaaaaacccacatgaccctgatgggattcgaacccacgacctcccggtgtaacacgaaatttttactccacgaaaaatttactccggagtaaatatttcgtacgaaattcttactccgagtacacttttcgtacgagaaaagaactccccaaggcacgaaaaaattactccctccacgaaatacgtactccccattttttttacttccagtaaaaatctcgtacgatgcgggcgaagggataatgccaataagtgatctcgcgcacacgatcgaatgtcgcgctaccctccttccaccaccaagactaacaggggacaagggagtaaacatttcgtacacctggcatgggaagttaaattgctcgtgttggggtgaagtaatttattcgttatttattcgtcaggggagtaacatttttgtacgaaatgtttactcggaactcacctgtcttggggagtaattttctcgtgcaatgggggagtgcttttttcgcaaagggagtaagtttttcgtacgaaatgtttactccggagtaaaaatctcgtgggagtaattttacaccggcccgcagcccgatgcgctaaccactgctaACCAGTGTTTCTTAACCCTGATGTAAATAAAGCCTACCACCAAATTTAAACATTTAAACTAAGACTAAATTTAGAAGATGTTATCAGTGCTTCTTAACCCTGATGTAAATAAAGCCTACCAAATTTAAACATTTAAACTAAGACTAAATTTAGAAGATGTTATCAGTGTTTCTTAACCCTGATGTAAATAAAGCCTACCACCAAATTTAAACATTTAAACTAAGACTAAATTTAGAAGATGTTATCAGTGCTTCTTAACCCTGATGTAAATAAAGCCTACCAAATTTAAACTACGTAATACCAAATTAATTTTAGAAGATTTTATCAGTGCTTCTTAACCCTGATGCAAGAGAAGAAGGAACACTGATTTACACATGGGGAGTATTGTGTTCAACTTTGAAATCAATTTGATGTgtccatttttcattttcaacaTGAACACCTTTAGAGGTTCACAGGGAGTAATTCCCTCAAAAGGAGGAAGACTCTAACGCCTGAAAAGGTAGAGGTATTGGAGACACAATTAAACGGAGCAAGCATGGAGGACAACACTATTGGAAAGCAAGACAGTGAAGAAGAGATTATAACAGCCGATAACGATtcgaaaaaaaatcattatttcAAGTATGAAAGGCAGGTTTGGGAGTTTTCAGAACTCGGACTCTTAAACATGCATTCCTTACCGCATAAGGCCTAAAAagaaataggtgtggttacggtaacccgacctaccctatttttgggggccaaccctttaactttttattacatttgtcaaaaaaataccccaaaaaacaagtaaacgagtgcagaaaacgcaatgaaagtgaaagcgcccgagtcgcacacttatttccctgtcaagtaggtttaatttgtacacattaaaaaaaagattaaaaaaaaaattgcctaccttcctaccctatttgtttaggctatgttaccgtaaccacacctattggtttttttggcctaaacgaTCATGCATATCTGTTAAGATCTGTCAAGGGATTAGACTATATCCCTTATCTGTCAAGGGATTAGACTATATCCCTTATCTGCCAAGGGATTAGACTATATCCCTTATCTGTCAAGGGATTAGACTATATCCTTTATCTGTCAAGGGATTAGACTATATCCCTTATCTGTCAAGGGATTAGACTATATCCCTTATCTGTCAAGGGATTAGACTATATCCCTTATCTGTCAAGGGATTAGACTATATCCCTTATCTGTCAAGGGATTAGACTATATCCCTTATCTGTCAAGGGATTAGACTATATCCTTTATCTGTCAAGGGATTAGACTATATCCCTTATCTGTCAAGGGATTAGACTATATCCTTTATCTGTCAAGGGATTAGACTATATCCCTTATCTGTCAAGGGATTAGACTATATCCCTTATCTGTCAAGGGATTAGACTATATCCCTCCAGGtacacacataccaaacatcaacttCCTTCTATGCAGGGAGCACATTTTgaagaattaatttcgtaactgACACTAAAGTCAAGCGATACCTAGTGATaatgtaaagcgcatagtgcttttagttatgcgctatggaaatctccttaataaataaataaataaatctgcGGTATCAATACATCATACAATTCATATTCTACACCGGAAGCAGCCAGACAGTTGAGTTTTGGAATATGTCCAACAGatcacagaaaaacaaaacgccAGTCTGACGCCCGTCTGTGCTTCAGGCAGACAAAGAGATACCACAACAACATTTTCTAGAGGAAATCAAAAAACATTGTACAAATGTATTATTAATTCATCCGATTCACGTAATGCGCACACATGCGCATTTGTCAGGCTTCCTGCACTCCAACAGATGCAAAGTTGTGCTCTTACCTCAATCTTTGCAGCATCCCCAGTGCTGAAACGAGAGACAAAGAAAAGAGAGTTGAACAAAAAGTCATGTTTATTCACAATACAATCTAGCTGTAACATTCCTCTGCCTCTGAATCATCAAAGACGGGCATCTCTCTTCACACAGTTCACAAAGGAGAAAACATTCTTTCAATTCAGACACATTGTTTCTGTCGGGACCTTATTTTCTTTGccttttttaattattttttttaacggGTGGAGGGTGGTggagagttttgggtggggtaagggagggagaggggtttGAGGgcttggcatttggaaaaattAAGTCGATTTTGTGACAAAGAATCTCATACAAGTACAATCTTTCTGCTTCTATTTCTGTTaaagttctgtgtgtgtgtgtgtgtgtgtgtgtgtgtctgtctgtctgtctgtctgtgcgtgtgtgtgtgtgtgtgtgtgcgtgtgtgcgcgtgtgtgtgtgtgagtgcgtgtgtgtgtgtgagggggttaTGTTGGCCATTTTGGGTTAATGCAAGGCAATATGGTAACATAACCTCTCAATCACGTAGAGGCGAAATAATAATTCAAATAAGCTTTCCATCCATACTTGGTGCAGTCCTACACAATTCTTTCATGGAAAACACAAATACGAAATTTGTATCCCATTTCTGACATTAACTTTTtgtcctttcttcttcttcttcttttttctttggagggggggtgggggggggtggttaaAGCAGAGAC harbors:
- the LOC138954595 gene encoding uncharacterized protein is translated as MQKKLCKKQARREAKCTPLQRAKRALGMLQRLRTARQQRVLSASQPTSWKTRPWRTPTITPGLPGTTTSPWRSKELPTERRMKRRRTGNWREEGRTWRTCCSPRWSRIEWSCWSLRCGPEPSKPCWPCTNSARRTRRVA